In a single window of the Raphanus sativus cultivar WK10039 chromosome 9, ASM80110v3, whole genome shotgun sequence genome:
- the LOC108826824 gene encoding BTB/POZ domain-containing protein At1g63850 — MDFSTTTTTITSTAANGYSSPRDSSIPSSFTKFNSALTAGLLNPMSPPPPPPPATLDKSSRASPTLFEMMSSESGSPVQIQNLVLPSSSSRTTSGSHLVISAQDKQALAMQRISNLLVTRSPGNQFNDPASSDVKLTLSSKDGISVTMCVHRQILVAHSRFFAVKLSDRWSKQQMAPPPSSSPYIVEISDCDDVEVYIETLMLMYCRDLRKKMMRQDVSRVLGILKVSAAIGFDAGVLSCLEYLEAAPWSEDEECRIASLLSELHLENVGATEVLRRVSVEASHNGSSNDEVLLNLLHIVLEGKDEKARRDMKTLVSKMLRENSSGNDLRKESLYLACDGCLHKLKRQFLQAAESDLENVDQIARQADNLHWILDILIDRQIAEDFLVMWASLSELSDVHGKVPVVHRFEISRVTARIFVGIGKGQILTPKEVRCLLLRNWLTPFYDDFAWMKRASKGLDRYLVEDGLSNTILTLPLAWQQEFFLAWFDRFLNSNEDCPNIQRGFEVWWRRAFWRRKEQSQESPRLRIISSGTDNS, encoded by the exons ATGGACTTCTCCACAACAACGACGACGATTACTTCCACGGCGGCGAACGGTTACAGCTCGCCGCGAGACTCTTCAATCCCTTCGAGCTTCACAAAGTTCAACTCCGCTTTAACCGCCGGCCTCCTCAACCCgatgtctcctcctcctcctcctcctccggcgaCGCTCGACAAGTCTTCACGAGCGAGCCCGACGCTGTTCGAGATGATGTCCAGCGAATCCGGATCTCCGGTTCAGATCCAGAACCTCGTCCTTCCCTCGTCTTCCTCGAGGACGACGAGCGGGAGCCATCTCGTCATCTCGGCTCAGGACAAGCAGGCGCTCGCAATGCAGCGGATATCGAATCTCTTAGTGACTCGGAGCCCCGGGAACCAGTTCAACGACCCGGCTTCGAGCGACGTGAAGCTCACTCTGAGCTCCAAAGACGGGATCAGCGTCACGATGTGCGTGCACAGGCAGATTCTCGTCGCGCACAGTAGGTTCTTCGCCGTGAAGCTCTCCGATCGATGGTCGAAACAGCAGATGGCGCCTCCTCCGTCGTCTTCTCCTTACATCGTCGAGATCTCGGATTGTGATGACGTGGAGGTTTATATAGAGACGTTGATGTTGATGTACTGTAGGGAtctaaggaagaagatgatgaggcAGGACGTGTCTAGGGTTCTTGGTATCTTGAAG GTTTCGGCGGCTATTGGGTTTGATGCTGGAGTTTTGTCGTGTCTGGAGTATTTGGAAGCTGCGCCGTGGTCGGAAGATGAAGAGTGCAGGATCGCTTCGTTGCTGTCTGAGCTGCACCTTGAGAACGTGGGAGCAACTGAAGTTTTGAGAAGGGTCTCTGTGGAAGCTAGTCACAATGGGAGCAGCAACGATGAGGTGCTTTTGAATCTTTTGCATATAGTTCTCGAAGGTAAAGACGAGAAGGCGAGGCGTGACATGAAGACCCTTGTTTCGAAAATGCTTAGAGAGAACTCCTCTGGGAACGATCTTAGGAAAGAGTCATTGTATTTAGCTTGTGACGGGTGTTTGCATAAGCTCAAGCGTCAGTTTCTGCAAGCGGCGGAGTCTGATCTGGAGAATGTAGATCAGATAGCGAGACAAGCGGATAATCTGCATTGGATTTTGGATATTTTGATAGATAGACAGATCGCAGAGGATTTTCTCGTGATGTGGGCTTCACTCTCTGAGCTATCTGACGTGCACGGTAAGGTTCCCGTTGTTCATAGGTTTGAGATTAGCAGAGTGACGGCGAGGATCTTTGTCGGGATTGGGAAGGGGCAGATTCTGACGCCGAAGGAAGTGAGGTGTTTGTTGCTGAGGAACTGGTTGACACCCTTTTATGATGATTTCGCGTGGATGAAGAGGGCGTCGAAAGGGCTTGATCGGTATTTAGTGGAGGATGGTTTGAGTAATACCATTCTCACTCTTCCTCTCGCTTGGCAGCAAGAGTTTTTCTTGGCTTGGTTTGATCGGTTCTTGAACTCGAATGAAGACTGTCCTAATATCCAGAGAGGGTTTGAAGTTTGGTGGAGACGGGCCTTCTGGAGAAGGAAAGAACAGAGTCAAGAGTCTCCTCGGCTAAGAATCATATCTTCAGGCACTGATAACTCTTGA